The following coding sequences lie in one Jonesia denitrificans DSM 20603 genomic window:
- a CDS encoding glutaredoxin family protein — translation MTVILYTQPGCGPCVAQARALTKHGITFETVNIRETPEAAERIAALGATSTPVIEVTTPLGSWYWAGFSLDKTKHLQQLQNGQ, via the coding sequence ATGACCGTCATCCTCTACACCCAACCGGGGTGTGGGCCTTGTGTCGCCCAAGCACGGGCACTGACTAAGCACGGCATCACTTTTGAGACCGTGAATATCCGCGAAACCCCTGAAGCAGCCGAGCGTATCGCTGCCCTGGGCGCGACCTCCACACCCGTCATCGAAGTCACCACACCCCTCGGCTCCTGGTACTGGGCTGGCTTCAGCCTTGACAAGACCAAACACCTACAACAACTACAGAACGGACAATGA
- a CDS encoding single-stranded DNA-binding protein, giving the protein MAQISFQGRIIGQPELKFSQAGKPLLRFRTVENSHRQIDGEWKDVGAAWRDVTVFGKQAEHLAEHLADKQIVAISGRLDAREWEKQDGTKQTSFEVLADVVGIVPARQQAPTQPPTPSPAPDPWGAQNGGFPEKAPF; this is encoded by the coding sequence ATGGCACAGATCAGCTTTCAAGGCCGCATCATCGGGCAACCCGAACTCAAATTTTCGCAGGCAGGCAAACCCCTACTGCGCTTCCGCACGGTGGAAAACTCACACCGCCAAATCGACGGCGAATGGAAAGACGTAGGTGCCGCGTGGCGTGACGTAACCGTCTTCGGGAAGCAGGCTGAGCACCTTGCCGAGCACCTCGCAGATAAGCAAATCGTCGCTATCTCAGGCCGCTTGGATGCCCGTGAGTGGGAGAAGCAGGACGGGACGAAGCAAACCTCTTTCGAGGTCCTAGCCGACGTCGTGGGCATCGTCCCCGCCCGACAACAAGCCCCAACCCAGCCGCCCACTCCCTCCCCCGCACCTGACCCGTGGGGCGCACAAAACGGCGGCTTCCCAGAGAAAGCACCCTTCTGA
- a CDS encoding DUF6378 domain-containing protein, translating into MTTAASLISGDRAKDYGDAAESFTRLAALWTPILGVDVTPEQVALCLTQLKISRLVGTPGHTDSWVDAAGYIALGSEIAARGRDEG; encoded by the coding sequence TTGACGACAGCGGCTTCCCTGATTTCTGGGGACCGCGCCAAAGACTACGGTGATGCGGCTGAGTCTTTCACGAGACTAGCCGCACTCTGGACCCCCATCCTCGGCGTGGATGTGACCCCGGAGCAGGTTGCCCTGTGCCTTACCCAGCTGAAAATCTCCCGCCTTGTCGGCACCCCCGGTCACACAGACTCGTGGGTGGACGCGGCCGGATACATCGCACTCGGCAGCGAAATCGCAGCACGGGGGCGTGATGAAGGTTGA
- a CDS encoding WhiB family transcriptional regulator, which translates to MTAYDWQTDAICAQTDPELFFSPDPKELQAAMNLCGTCPVIKQCADLRKQENHRYGIWAGQYYSDSSTPRTPKKRGLTPSFDHEYARDLAAQGIPRKQIAQQLGCTKAALDYALNPKRKTK; encoded by the coding sequence ATGACCGCCTACGACTGGCAGACAGACGCGATCTGCGCACAAACAGACCCCGAACTCTTCTTCTCACCAGACCCGAAAGAACTCCAGGCGGCAATGAATCTCTGCGGCACATGCCCCGTCATCAAACAATGCGCCGACCTCCGCAAACAAGAAAACCACCGCTACGGCATATGGGCCGGCCAATACTACTCAGACTCCAGCACACCACGGACACCCAAAAAACGGGGTCTAACACCATCCTTCGACCACGAATACGCCCGCGACCTCGCAGCACAAGGCATCCCCCGTAAGCAAATCGCCCAGCAACTCGGCTGCACAAAAGCGGCCCTCGACTACGCCCTGAACCCAAAAAGGAAAACGAAATGA
- a CDS encoding DUF2188 domain-containing protein: MTTFQQKHGRPKPPKIWGGLGRLQYEIARPHVLTIFKARKSSLWAVSSKGYEIHAFDTRAEAITWAQKHAHNRNESGGEVSGA, translated from the coding sequence ATGACCACCTTCCAACAAAAACACGGACGACCAAAACCACCCAAAATCTGGGGCGGCTTGGGACGCCTTCAGTACGAGATCGCCCGCCCCCACGTCCTCACGATATTCAAAGCCCGCAAATCTTCACTGTGGGCGGTCAGCTCCAAAGGCTACGAAATCCACGCCTTCGACACGCGCGCTGAAGCAATCACCTGGGCACAAAAACACGCCCACAACCGCAATGAATCAGGAGGTGAGGTAAGTGGCGCGTGA
- a CDS encoding replicative DNA helicase, producing the protein MTLANPEAEAGIICGVLHGRPEEQDRILKALTPRDFHTPAHEDIWATLKAMQAEGRVIDGITVMSGLAKHGHQNHQALIPDIMTMGTPAVSALAYAKDVKDLAVRRNLQAMGTRVQQLAEAPDATPAELAAIAQQELDAAYTAEEETKTHAQDHVTAVLSDLEDPTPPQGIQWPYRDAQRILAPMQGGQYIVIGARPAVGKSVALADIARDAAIRQRKTVVIFSLEMSSQEYTRRMIAAEAGVRFKNMQSKTLTPADWDKITPAAERIAQAPLHIIDDVSCTTADIRSRVRELKADLIVLDYIQIGTMDPADKDRRQALEKYSRSLKIIAKSFNIPLCTAAQLNRNAASPDTPPRMSDLRETGALEQDADVIILLHRPDQEQPESPRAGEVDYIVAKHRNGPTGTITLAAQLHYTRFTNLAHQGEPK; encoded by the coding sequence ATGACCCTGGCAAACCCCGAAGCAGAAGCAGGCATCATCTGCGGTGTGCTGCACGGGCGGCCAGAAGAGCAAGACCGCATCCTGAAAGCCCTTACCCCCCGTGACTTTCACACCCCAGCACACGAAGACATCTGGGCAACCCTCAAAGCCATGCAGGCTGAGGGGCGTGTCATCGACGGAATCACTGTCATGTCCGGGCTGGCAAAACACGGCCACCAAAACCACCAGGCTTTGATCCCGGACATTATGACGATGGGCACCCCAGCAGTGAGCGCTTTGGCGTATGCGAAGGACGTGAAAGACCTCGCAGTGCGCCGGAACCTGCAAGCCATGGGCACTAGGGTGCAGCAACTCGCGGAAGCACCCGACGCGACCCCCGCCGAGCTCGCCGCAATCGCACAGCAAGAACTCGACGCCGCTTACACAGCGGAGGAGGAAACCAAAACACACGCACAGGATCACGTAACAGCGGTTCTCAGCGACTTAGAGGACCCAACCCCACCCCAGGGCATCCAATGGCCATATCGTGACGCACAACGGATTCTCGCGCCGATGCAAGGCGGGCAGTACATCGTGATCGGTGCTAGACCAGCCGTCGGTAAATCCGTCGCTTTGGCGGACATCGCACGGGACGCCGCAATCCGACAAAGGAAAACCGTCGTCATCTTCTCCCTAGAAATGTCCTCACAGGAATACACCCGACGCATGATCGCAGCCGAAGCCGGTGTGCGCTTCAAAAACATGCAATCCAAAACCCTCACCCCAGCGGACTGGGACAAAATCACCCCAGCCGCAGAAAGGATCGCCCAAGCGCCACTCCACATTATCGATGACGTGTCCTGCACAACCGCCGACATACGCTCCCGTGTCCGCGAGCTGAAAGCTGACCTGATCGTGCTCGATTACATCCAAATCGGGACTATGGACCCCGCTGACAAAGACCGCAGACAAGCCCTCGAAAAGTATTCGCGGTCCCTGAAAATCATCGCCAAATCATTCAACATCCCACTGTGTACGGCTGCGCAACTCAACCGAAACGCCGCCAGTCCTGACACGCCCCCGCGCATGTCAGACCTCCGCGAAACAGGGGCCCTAGAGCAAGACGCCGATGTGATCATCCTCCTCCACCGCCCAGACCAAGAACAACCAGAATCACCCCGCGCAGGCGAAGTCGACTACATCGTCGCGAAACACAGAAACGGACCCACCGGCACCATCACCCTCGCCGCCCAGCTCCACTACACACGATTCACCAACCTCGCACACCAAGGAGAACCGAAATGA
- a CDS encoding DUF4326 domain-containing protein, which produces MTIPQRVQRRRTKGWRMPDNTIYVGRGSKWGNPYTLEIMQKKIDELAGLFETESSISAREMAVEAFRCDMKYGPESAWWWYGPHMKILTALKHLHDLRGKNLACWCPLDQPCHADVLLELANTEGS; this is translated from the coding sequence ATGACCATCCCACAACGCGTCCAGCGCCGCCGCACAAAGGGGTGGCGTATGCCAGACAACACCATCTACGTGGGACGCGGCTCAAAGTGGGGAAACCCATACACCCTCGAAATCATGCAGAAAAAGATAGATGAATTGGCCGGATTATTTGAAACGGAGTCATCTATCAGCGCCCGAGAAATGGCTGTTGAAGCGTTCCGATGCGACATGAAGTACGGGCCAGAGTCGGCTTGGTGGTGGTACGGCCCACACATGAAAATCTTGACTGCGCTCAAGCACTTGCACGATCTACGCGGCAAGAACCTCGCTTGCTGGTGTCCACTCGACCAGCCCTGCCATGCAGACGTTTTACTCGAACTCGCCAACACGGAGGGATCATGA
- a CDS encoding HNH endonuclease — protein MTTSRTGTTRWKKLRQQAIHQAKQNNQTRCPICNTPLNYNTPLHPKSPEADHITPHTHGGQDTLENIRIICRQCNQKLGGKLATKTKNKHQHTAKPKTPHTKINW, from the coding sequence ATGACCACCTCCCGCACAGGCACCACCCGATGGAAAAAACTCCGCCAACAAGCCATCCACCAAGCAAAACAAAACAACCAGACCCGGTGCCCAATCTGCAACACCCCCCTCAACTACAACACCCCCCTCCACCCAAAATCACCGGAGGCCGACCACATCACCCCCCACACCCACGGCGGACAAGACACACTCGAAAACATCCGCATCATCTGCAGACAATGCAACCAAAAACTCGGCGGGAAACTCGCCACCAAAACAAAAAACAAACACCAACACACCGCCAAACCCAAAACACCACACACAAAAATCAACTGGTAA
- a CDS encoding phage portal protein, whose protein sequence is MSLELTHVRAIGLSDDEVLTLRRLLTLWSRKRFKNALLGVYYDGHRVLRDLGISLPPETRNIQAALGWPAKAVQYLTRKHKFEGFSLNGEVDPFDMGEVFERNNFGLELPQALNSTYKQAVSFISSTRGVDGEPDVVLQARDAEWTTALWDKRRREISAALAIVDTDENDQPCEAVFYTRDAVLNIRREWGVWKVDRQPNRTGRVLVEPFINDPQISRPFGYSRITREVRYLTDAALRTLVRTEVSAEFFASPQRYVLGAKEGAFSGDNRWSAVMSRLLALDVNEEGEKPSVGQFQQMTMSPHLEHYRQLAQNFCAATDLPQSSVGLFSETPASAEAMEASEARLSETAEYQWRVFRHPLKRLAQNVVMLRDNLSSPPPEMWKLDVKWTPCRYVSPQAAADFTVKAVAAVPKIGETTEALRGLGFTTTQIEGMQAEWRRSSGASVLERVLAARGDSPAALVGSGQVSSDDDEG, encoded by the coding sequence ATGAGCCTTGAATTGACGCATGTTCGTGCGATTGGGCTGTCTGATGATGAGGTGTTGACGCTTCGTCGGTTGTTGACTTTGTGGTCTCGGAAGCGGTTTAAGAACGCTTTGCTTGGTGTTTATTACGATGGGCATCGGGTGTTGCGGGATTTGGGTATTTCTTTGCCGCCTGAGACTAGGAACATTCAGGCTGCTTTGGGGTGGCCTGCTAAGGCTGTGCAGTATTTGACTCGGAAGCATAAGTTTGAGGGCTTTTCTTTGAACGGTGAGGTTGACCCGTTTGATATGGGGGAAGTTTTTGAGCGTAATAATTTCGGTTTAGAGCTTCCGCAGGCGTTGAATTCGACGTATAAGCAGGCTGTGTCGTTTATTTCTTCGACGCGGGGTGTTGATGGTGAGCCTGACGTGGTTTTGCAGGCTCGTGATGCCGAGTGGACTACGGCGTTGTGGGATAAACGCAGGCGTGAGATTAGTGCGGCATTGGCTATTGTTGATACTGACGAGAATGACCAGCCGTGTGAGGCGGTTTTTTACACCCGTGATGCGGTGTTGAATATCCGGCGTGAGTGGGGTGTGTGGAAGGTTGACCGTCAGCCTAATCGCACTGGGCGTGTTTTGGTTGAGCCTTTCATTAATGACCCGCAGATTTCGCGTCCGTTTGGTTATTCGCGTATTACTCGCGAGGTTCGCTATTTGACTGATGCGGCGTTGCGTACGTTGGTTCGTACTGAGGTGTCGGCAGAGTTTTTCGCGTCCCCGCAAAGGTATGTTTTGGGTGCGAAAGAGGGCGCGTTTTCCGGCGATAATCGTTGGTCTGCCGTCATGTCTAGGTTGTTGGCTTTGGACGTGAACGAGGAAGGTGAGAAACCCTCTGTTGGCCAGTTCCAGCAGATGACGATGTCACCTCACCTCGAGCATTACAGGCAGCTTGCGCAGAATTTCTGCGCGGCGACGGATTTGCCACAGTCGTCGGTTGGCTTGTTCTCGGAAACTCCAGCTTCGGCTGAGGCTATGGAGGCTTCGGAGGCGCGCTTGTCTGAGACCGCCGAGTACCAGTGGCGCGTTTTCCGGCACCCGCTGAAACGCCTCGCACAGAATGTCGTGATGCTCCGGGACAACCTTTCTTCTCCACCTCCTGAGATGTGGAAGCTGGATGTGAAGTGGACGCCATGCCGGTATGTCTCTCCGCAGGCTGCGGCTGATTTCACGGTGAAAGCCGTGGCTGCAGTGCCGAAGATCGGTGAGACGACGGAGGCCCTGCGTGGCCTTGGGTTCACGACGACGCAGATTGAGGGCATGCAAGCTGAGTGGCGGCGATCTTCTGGCGCGTCGGTACTTGAGCGTGTTCTGGCTGCTCGCGGTGATTCCCCTGCCGCGTTGGTTGGGTCTGGTCAGGTGAGCAGCGATGACGACGAGGGCTGA
- a CDS encoding phage major capsid protein, with amino-acid sequence MAVFTTSGITIPTQFIDPWLGKVANGSTVSALSGAIPMQFGPGESMTFDIGEAEYVGEGANKSGSTVTPTVKTVKPFKFQKTVRWTNEVMWADEDHQLGVVRQVLDAIQPALSRALDFGVFHGINPMDGTAVAAMAEKLSDTTNSVEVATGDKPYANLDAADALVLADGYVPRDVALDPTMAAKFTTLRGTNSEQKLYPNFTLGTAVSELDGHRASVSNTVGAVGVASTATDVLGFVGDFSGIRWGIQRNIGLKVIEYGDPDGAGDLQRNNQVAFRAEVVYGWGIADLNAFAKIVDEVE; translated from the coding sequence ATGGCTGTTTTTACTACCTCTGGGATTACTATCCCCACTCAGTTCATTGATCCTTGGCTTGGGAAGGTCGCGAACGGTTCTACTGTTTCTGCGCTTTCTGGTGCTATCCCGATGCAGTTTGGGCCTGGGGAGTCGATGACTTTTGACATTGGTGAAGCGGAATATGTTGGGGAGGGCGCGAATAAGTCTGGTTCGACGGTTACCCCGACTGTGAAAACCGTGAAGCCATTTAAATTCCAAAAGACTGTTCGCTGGACTAATGAGGTCATGTGGGCGGACGAGGATCACCAGCTGGGTGTGGTGCGGCAGGTGTTGGACGCGATCCAGCCTGCTCTTTCCCGTGCTCTGGATTTCGGTGTTTTCCACGGGATTAACCCGATGGATGGTACTGCGGTGGCGGCGATGGCTGAGAAGCTGTCGGACACTACTAACTCGGTTGAAGTTGCTACCGGGGACAAGCCTTACGCGAACTTGGACGCGGCTGATGCTCTTGTGCTTGCGGACGGTTATGTGCCCCGTGATGTGGCTTTGGACCCGACTATGGCCGCGAAGTTCACGACTTTGCGTGGCACTAACTCGGAGCAGAAGCTTTACCCGAATTTCACTTTGGGTACTGCTGTTTCTGAGCTGGATGGGCACCGTGCGTCCGTGTCAAACACCGTCGGTGCGGTAGGCGTGGCTAGCACAGCGACAGACGTGCTTGGGTTCGTCGGTGACTTCTCCGGTATTCGGTGGGGTATTCAACGCAACATCGGCCTCAAGGTCATTGAATATGGTGACCCTGATGGTGCTGGTGACCTGCAGCGAAACAACCAGGTCGCGTTCCGTGCAGAGGTTGTTTACGGGTGGGGCATCGCTGATCTTAACGCGTTCGCGAAGATTGTTGACGAGGTGGAGTGA
- a CDS encoding DUF5361 domain-containing protein — MRADFQAYYGLDLDDLGEGLRVMRAADLAAHLPRDSVTWMAVHPENAWGVQEHLLATIADTLRWLAWAKSEDGKRNRKRPKPIPRPGDSQDDRGRFSGVEKADLDEVKRLLALPRR; from the coding sequence TTGCGGGCAGATTTTCAAGCCTATTACGGGCTTGATTTGGATGATCTGGGTGAAGGTTTGCGGGTTATGCGGGCGGCTGATCTTGCCGCGCATTTACCTCGCGATTCGGTGACCTGGATGGCTGTGCATCCTGAAAATGCTTGGGGTGTGCAGGAGCATTTACTCGCGACCATTGCTGATACTTTGCGGTGGCTTGCGTGGGCGAAAAGCGAGGATGGGAAGCGGAACCGCAAGCGCCCGAAACCTATTCCTCGCCCTGGGGACTCTCAGGATGATAGAGGGCGTTTCTCTGGTGTGGAAAAAGCCGATTTGGATGAGGTTAAGCGTCTGTTGGCGTTGCCTCGACGGTGA
- a CDS encoding tape measure protein, whose translation MSTELATAYLTLIPSLKGASKQISSELAGVNVSGAGAKMGKNLSGGISKGMNLQIIGARLQDLGANISRVGDSLTNSITKPAVGAAAAVGGIAIALGFKRLVGIDTARAKLMALGHDGESITDIMNSALESVKGTSYGLGDAATIAASAVAAGVTAGEDLTKYLSSTADAAAVAGTSLSEMGYIFNQVQTGTVAYTDSLNQLADRGIPIYQWLADELNVTAGEVKKLASEGKISSEEFFKAIDKNIAGAARTIGQNSVMGAWENTKAALGRLGAAFLGAGEDGGGFFGQIQPLLVELMGKMDELAPKAEELGRKFGEFFETLVGHIRSAVSWWESLDQKTQSTILKMVGIAVVLGPVLKIVGSLTSGVGLLLTSFGRLGGSMGSASAGATGLGSAVSRLAGPIALVVAAIAGMWTNSEKFRTSVEALGASAATAFEEVYAALQPTLALIGEQWGPLMKSLGDSMADVFESLLPTIESVVSALGTVIEALTPVINFLLLTFIGALGSAAQTVSQVITYISGTVQWLAGNLQDYVNMISALFRGDWSAAWGYAKSIASRNLQQLKDTVKVVWDIIVGYFRTAGAQVEAITGVSISDVKAAFSRGLTNMKKAALDRLNAIVNDFRNFKSRVKAAFGNPSGLLRGVGRAIIDGLWAGIKSGIGKIEAGLRDLTSKIPDWKGPKEKDRKLLTEAGRLIIGGFREGLESQYSGVRDSLFGFTDSLVGGVSGVSGPRMVVSGMPASGPVIAGPSGSRGSRSDLDYLADRIVDGLSGIAAASGMSADLLGGSRRRVRAGF comes from the coding sequence ATGAGCACCGAATTGGCTACAGCGTACCTGACTCTAATCCCGTCTTTGAAGGGCGCGTCTAAGCAAATTTCATCTGAGCTTGCGGGCGTGAATGTTTCCGGGGCCGGGGCGAAGATGGGGAAGAACCTGTCTGGTGGCATTAGCAAGGGCATGAACCTGCAGATTATTGGTGCCCGGCTGCAGGACCTGGGGGCGAACATTTCTCGCGTGGGGGATTCGCTTACCAATTCTATTACGAAGCCCGCTGTGGGGGCTGCAGCTGCGGTCGGTGGCATCGCGATTGCTTTGGGGTTTAAGCGCCTTGTAGGGATTGACACCGCGCGCGCGAAGCTGATGGCGCTGGGGCACGACGGGGAATCTATTACCGACATTATGAACTCTGCCCTGGAATCGGTGAAGGGCACGTCTTACGGCTTGGGGGATGCTGCGACTATCGCCGCGTCCGCTGTCGCTGCCGGTGTTACCGCCGGTGAGGACCTGACGAAATACCTGTCTAGCACTGCTGACGCTGCTGCGGTCGCAGGCACGAGCCTGTCGGAGATGGGTTACATATTCAACCAAGTTCAGACTGGGACGGTCGCGTACACGGACTCCCTTAACCAACTCGCTGACCGTGGTATCCCGATTTATCAGTGGCTAGCGGACGAATTGAATGTCACTGCGGGTGAGGTGAAGAAACTCGCTTCTGAGGGAAAGATTTCCAGCGAAGAGTTCTTTAAGGCGATTGATAAGAATATCGCTGGCGCTGCCCGCACTATAGGTCAAAACAGCGTTATGGGGGCATGGGAAAACACCAAAGCTGCTCTTGGACGTTTAGGTGCCGCTTTCCTTGGTGCAGGTGAAGATGGCGGCGGTTTCTTCGGCCAGATTCAACCTTTACTGGTCGAACTGATGGGGAAGATGGATGAGCTCGCACCGAAAGCAGAAGAGCTAGGCCGGAAGTTCGGGGAGTTTTTCGAAACTCTAGTTGGGCATATTCGGTCAGCTGTTTCTTGGTGGGAATCTTTGGACCAGAAAACCCAATCCACGATTTTGAAGATGGTGGGTATTGCGGTTGTTTTGGGTCCTGTCCTGAAAATCGTCGGCAGTTTGACGTCTGGGGTTGGGCTTCTACTGACCTCGTTTGGCCGTTTGGGCGGGTCTATGGGATCGGCGTCTGCTGGGGCTACTGGTCTTGGCAGCGCGGTTTCTAGGCTCGCTGGCCCAATCGCTCTCGTTGTTGCTGCGATTGCTGGGATGTGGACTAATTCTGAGAAGTTCCGTACTTCGGTTGAGGCTTTGGGTGCTTCGGCGGCGACGGCTTTTGAGGAAGTGTATGCGGCTTTGCAGCCTACTCTCGCTTTGATTGGTGAGCAGTGGGGGCCGCTCATGAAGTCTTTGGGCGATTCAATGGCGGACGTTTTTGAGTCATTGTTGCCAACGATTGAATCAGTGGTTTCCGCGTTGGGCACTGTTATTGAAGCGTTGACACCGGTTATTAACTTCCTTCTGTTGACGTTTATTGGTGCCCTTGGTTCGGCAGCTCAAACAGTTTCACAGGTCATCACCTACATTTCTGGGACTGTGCAGTGGTTGGCCGGTAACCTGCAGGATTATGTAAACATGATTTCCGCGCTGTTCCGTGGGGACTGGTCTGCCGCTTGGGGTTACGCGAAAAGTATCGCGTCGCGTAATTTGCAGCAGCTAAAGGACACGGTCAAGGTAGTTTGGGATATCATTGTTGGTTATTTCCGTACTGCTGGTGCCCAGGTTGAGGCGATCACCGGTGTTTCGATTTCCGATGTGAAGGCGGCGTTTTCTCGTGGTTTGACGAACATGAAGAAGGCCGCTCTTGATCGTCTTAACGCTATTGTCAATGATTTCCGTAACTTCAAATCGCGTGTGAAGGCTGCGTTTGGCAACCCTAGCGGTTTGCTGCGCGGGGTTGGTCGAGCGATCATTGACGGCCTGTGGGCGGGTATTAAGTCTGGGATCGGCAAGATTGAGGCTGGTCTTAGGGACCTCACATCGAAGATCCCTGATTGGAAGGGGCCTAAAGAAAAAGACCGGAAACTTCTGACTGAGGCAGGCCGCCTAATCATTGGTGGTTTCCGTGAGGGCTTGGAGTCCCAGTATTCGGGGGTTCGTGATTCTCTATTTGGTTTCACGGACTCATTAGTCGGCGGGGTTTCTGGGGTTTCTGGCCCTCGAATGGTTGTTTCTGGTATGCCTGCGTCAGGGCCTGTTATCGCCGGTCCTAGCGGTTCTCGTGGTTCGCGGTCTGATTTAGATTATTTAGCTGATCGGATTGTGGATGGTTTATCGGGGATCGCTGCGGCTTCTGGGATGTCAGCCGATTTGCTCGGTGGGTCGCGCCGTAGGGTCCGGGCCGGTTTCTGA